One region of Marinitoga litoralis genomic DNA includes:
- a CDS encoding carbohydrate ABC transporter permease, with protein sequence MASSISRRNKRNLILSEITLIIVSLIIMAPVLLALSMSFMNPNEVYTFPPKLLPSSIQWGNYKEALQLVDLGRMLINSAIVAFFITFGKLITGTLAGYAFANFQFKGKNLSFMLLFITLFLPAETVMILPLFLIMKQFGWINTYYALIIPFTASATNAFLMRQHFMTIPNELSDAAKIDGATSMQYFWRILLPLSKSMLGGAALINFVYAWNLYLWPLIVTMDDKMKTVQIGVKMLIDAESANNWGTIMAGTMIALVPTLIIFFAIQNLFVKSLVSSGLKG encoded by the coding sequence ATGGCTTCAAGTATTTCAAGACGTAATAAAAGGAATTTAATCCTTTCTGAAATTACATTAATAATAGTATCTTTAATTATAATGGCTCCAGTTTTATTAGCTTTAAGTATGAGTTTTATGAATCCTAATGAAGTATATACATTTCCACCTAAATTACTTCCTAGCTCAATTCAATGGGGGAATTATAAAGAGGCATTGCAATTGGTTGATTTAGGAAGAATGTTAATAAATTCTGCTATTGTTGCATTTTTTATTACTTTTGGAAAGTTAATTACTGGTACATTAGCAGGTTATGCTTTTGCTAATTTTCAGTTTAAAGGAAAAAATCTTTCTTTTATGTTATTATTTATAACTTTATTTTTACCAGCTGAAACTGTTATGATTTTGCCATTATTTTTGATTATGAAACAATTTGGATGGATAAATACATATTATGCTTTAATAATACCTTTTACAGCAAGTGCGACTAATGCATTTTTAATGAGACAACATTTTATGACTATTCCAAATGAATTAAGTGATGCTGCAAAAATTGATGGCGCTACATCAATGCAATATTTTTGGAGAATATTATTACCATTATCAAAATCTATGTTAGGTGGAGCCGCATTAATTAATTTTGTGTATGCTTGGAACTTATACTTATGGCCATTAATTGTAACTATGGATGATAAGATGAAAACTGTTCAAATTGGTGTTAAGATGTTAATTGATGCAGAATCAGCTAATAATTGGGGAACTATTATGGCTGGTACAATGATAGCCTTAGTACCTACATTAATTATTTTCTTTGCAATTCAAAATTTATTTGTTAAGAGTCTTGTTAGTTCTGGGCTTAAGGGTTAA